A window of Cellulosimicrobium protaetiae genomic DNA:
CGCCCGGAACCGGGTCCGGCGGCGCACGACGGGTCCGGCCGCGAGCACGCCCGGGTGCGGCGTGAACGGAGCGGGCCGCGCGTGACCATCGCGCGCGTGGTGCGCGAGCACCGGCGTCTCTTCGCGACGCTCGGCGTCGCGATCCTGCTGCTCAGCGCGGTGCGCGGTGCGCGGCAGACGGTCATCCCGCTGTGGGGCGAGCACCTGGGCCTCGACGCCGAGGTGACGTCGCTCGTCTTCGGCGTCTCCGGCGCGCTCGACATGCTGCTCTTCTACCCGGCGGGGAAGATCATGGACCGGTTCGGCCGGCTCTGGGTCGCGGTGCCGTCGATGCTCACCATGGCGCTCGCGCTCGCGCTGCTGCCCTTCGCCCACACCGTCGTCGCGGTCACGGTCGTCGCGGCGCTGCTCGGCGTCGGCAACGGCATGGGCTCGGGCATCGTCATGACGCTCGGGGCCGACGTCGCGCCCGCGGACGTGCGCCCGACCTTCCTCAGCGTGTGGCGGCTGTTCCAGGACACCGGTGACGCACTCGGCCCGCTCGTGCTCTCGGCCGGGGCGGCGCTCGGGTCGCTCGCCGCCGGGGTGTGGGCGACGTCGCTCCTCGGCGCGGGGTCCGCGGCGGCCCTCGCGCGCTGGGTGCCGCGCTGGTCGCCGCTCGCGAACCTCGTGCGGCGCGGTCGCGGCACCGACCTTCCGCCGCCCGGCGACGCCGGGGCGGACGCTCGTCAGATCCAGTCCCGCTCGCGGGCGTAGCGGGCGGCCTCGTGCCGGGTCCGCGTCTGCGTCTTCTGCATCGCGCTCGACAGGTAGTTGCGCACCGTGCCCTGCGCGAGGTGCAGGCGTCCCGCGATCTCGGCGACCGAGTACCCCTCGCGGGTCACGCGCAGCACGTCGAGCTCGCGGTCCGTGAGCGGGACGTCGTCGATGATCGCCGCGGCGGAGACGTCCTGGTCGACCCACCGGCGGCCCGCGTGCAGCGCCGCCAGGACCTCCGCGATGTGCGTCGGGTCGGCGGACTTGCTCACGAACCCCTGCACGCCGAGCCGCAGGGCCTTGCGCAGCACCCCGGGCCGCGCGTGCCGGGTGAGCATGAGGATGACCTGCTCGGGCAGGGCGCGGCGGATCTCGGCGACGGCGGCGAGTCCGTCCGTCCCCGGCATCTCGAGGTCGATGACGAGCACGTCGGGGCGGTGGGCGAGCGTCGCACGCACGGCGTCGTCGCCGTCGACCGCCTCCGCGAGCACCGTGACGTCCCCCACGAGCGGGAGCAGCGACGCGAGCGCCCTGCGGAGCAGGACCTCGTCGTCGGCGAGAACGATCGTCGTCATCCGGCCCCGCCTCCCGGGCCCGCGCCGGACGGACGGGCGGTGCGTCCCGGCGCCGGGAGCCTGACGGAGGTCCGGAACCGCCCGTCGGCGACCTCGGCCGTGAGCTCGCCCCCGTCGTCGGACACCCGCCGGGCCAGCGCGGCCAGCCCCCGCAGGGTCGGCTGCCCGTCGTCGTCGTCGACGACGCCGTCGTTGACGACGGTGAGACCGTCCCCGGTCACCGCGACGTGCACGAGCGTCGCCCGCGAGTGGCGCAGGACGTTCGTCGTCGTCTCGCGCAGCACCTGCCCGAGGAGGTCGTCGGCGCGCTCGCCCAGGTCCGGCGGCCGGTCGACCCGGACGTGGATGCCCGCCGCCTCGAAGAGGTGGCGCGCGTTCTCGAGCTCGGCCGAGAGGTTGAGCCGGCGCTGCCCGTAGGCGAGCTCTCTCGCCTGCGCGATCGTCTCCCCGACCAGGTCGTACGTCTCGCGCAGCTCCTGCTCCGCCCGGGCAGGGTCCCTCGTGACCAGTCGCTGCGCGAGGGCGATCTTCAGCTTCACGACGTGCAGCGTGTGGCCCTGGATGTCGTGCAGGTCGCTCGCGAAGCGCATCCGCTCGCGGACGACGGCGAGCTCGGCCTCGCGCTCGCGGGCCTCCTCGAGCTCTCGCACGACGTCGTAGAACCCCTTGTTCGGGTACCGCAGGCCGATCAGCGCCACGGTGAAGCCCGTAGGGATGATGACGAGCGAGACCAGGCCGCCCGCCGTCGGGGCGCCGTCGGCGAGGAGGCCCCACGTGCCCACGGCGGCGACGTACGCGCCGACCGCGACCGCCGCCTGGGCCCGGCGGCGCGGGAGCTCGGGGACCACCAGGCAGGCCACGATCGCGAGCGCGTAGTACGCGCCCTGGACGTCGCCGCCGACCGCGAGCACGCCGTACGGCCAGACCGCCGCCGACACGACGAGGCACGGGAGCGCCACGCGCAGCACGTCGCCGGCCGTCCACCGCTCGAACGCGACCAGGGCCGCGACCAGGCCGGCACCCAGCACGAGGGCGTCGGCCCAGGTCTGCGCCTGCCGGGCGATCAGGAGCACGCCGACCGCGACGAGCAGGGGGAGCATCGTCACGAGGTTGAGCCGACGGAACCGGCGGGGCGTGCCCCGCTGTGCCCCTCGGGTGGCCTCCGGGCTGCTCGTCCGGCCGGCCCCTCGCGGCCACGGACGCGCCGTCGTCGGCGCGCCCGGCCCGGCGGGAGCGCGGTGGTCGTCCATGGGCGGCTCGCTGTCTCGAGGGAGGGTTGCCTCCCAGTATCCGGTCGCCGTCGCGGGCTCGGCCAGTGACACCACGTCATGCCCGAGGGGTCCGGGACGTCACGTCGAGAACCTGACGGCACGACACTGGGCACGCCGGGCCGTCGGGAGTCTGATGGAGCCATGACTCCCCACCCTGCGACCACTCCCGTGATCGACGTCGACCGGCTCGGCGTCGCGTACGGCGACTTCCACGCCGTGAAGGACCTGTCGTTCCAGGTCGAGCGCGGCGAGCTCTACGCCCTCCTCGGGACCAACGGCGCCGGCAAGACCTCGACGCTCGAGGTCGTGGAGGGCCACCGCCGGGCGACGTCGGGCTCGGTCCGCGTCCTCGGCTCCGCCCCGACCGACCGCCGCGCCGTACGCCCGCGCACGGGCATCATGCTCCAGGAGAGCGGGTTCGCGCCCGACCTCACCGTCGTCGAGACCGTCCGGCTGATCGGCCGGCTGTCCGGGCGCGAGGACTCGGCCGAGCGCGTGCTGGGCCTCGTGGACCTCCCGCACAAGGCCGAGACCCGGGTCGCCCAGCTCTCGGGGGGCGAGAAGCGACGGCTCGACTTCGCCACCGCCGTCTACGGCCGCCCCGAGCTGATCTTCCTCGACGAGCCCACCACCGGTCTCGACATCCAGTCCCGAGACGCCCTGTGGGACACCGTCCAGCAGCTGCGCGACGACGGCGCGACGGTCGTGCTGACCACCCACTACCTCGAGGAGGCGCAGCAGCGCGCCGACCGCATCGGTCTCATGCACGGCGGGACCCTCCGTCGCCAGGGGACCGTCGCGGACCTGACCCGCTCCCTGCCCGCGTCGATCCGCTTCTCCCTCCCGCCCGACGCCCCGACGCCCCCGAGGCAGGCAGCCCCGCTCGGCGACCGGTCGTGGGCCATCGAGACGTTCGAGCTCCAGCGAGACCTCAAGCACCTGCTCGACTGGGCGGCCGCGGGCGACGTGGCGCTCGAAGGACTGTCCGCCGCCCCCACCCGCCTGGACGACGTCTTCCGCGCCGTCGGCAACGAGCCGGCGGACGTCGCGGCGTGACCGCCGTCCCCCGCTCGTCGACCTGAACCCCAGGAGAACCCATGCTTCCCATCGCGCAGAGCGAGCTGGTCCAGCTCGTCCGCAACCGGGCCGTGCTCGTCACCAGCCTGCTCATGCCCGTCGCGGCCAGCATCTTCTTCATCGGCTACCGCGACGTCTTCGCACGGATCGGCAGCCTCGGCTACGTCGCGGCCGTGCTCGTCTTCACGATCGCCGCGTTCACCCTGTACGCGACGACCGTGACCACCCTGGCCGGACGCCGTCAGGACCTCTTCCTCAAGCGGCTGCGCTCGACCGCCGCGGGCGACGCGGCCATCCTTTCCGGCCTCGTGCTGCCCGTCGCCGCGATCGCCGTCGTCCAGATCGCGGTGATCCTCGCGGTCTTCGCTGCGGTCGGCGGTGCCCCGGCGGACGCGCTGCTGGTCGTCGTCGCGGTCGTCGCGACCTTCGTCATGATGCTCGCCCTCGGGGTCGCGACGGCCGGTGTGACGACCTCGCCCGAGCACGCGCAGGTCACGACCCTGCCGCTGAGCCTGGGGACGATCGCCGTCGCGAGCTGGGTGGGGATCACCGGCACGCAGGACCTCGCGGCCCTCAAGCGCGCGCTGCCCGGCGGCGCGGCCACCGAGCTCGTGGTGGCGGCCTGGAACGGCGGCGTCCCGCTGACCGACGCGCTCCTGCTCCTCGTCCCGACGGTCGCGTGGGTCGTCGTGGCCGTCGCGCTCGCGGCGCGGATGTTCCGCTGGGAGCCTCGGCGATGAGCGCGCGCGAGCTGCTGATCGTCGACGACCTCATGCTGCTGCTCCTGGACGACGACGGGGCATCCATCCAGGCCGCCGGGACGCTCTACTACTCGCTTGGCGGGGCCGTGCTCACCGAGCTCGCGCTCCTCGGCCGGATCGAGGTCGACGAGTCCGGGGTCCTCAACGGCCCGCGCGTCTCCCCGGCGGGCGAGGGTCCGCTGCCCGACCCGCTGCTCCAGTCGGCGTACGACACCATCGCCGAGAAGACCCAGCGCGTCCAGCCGCTGCTCGTCGCGATCGGCGCCGACCTGTGGCGCGAGGTGATCGAGCGCCTCGCGGCCCGTGGCCTCGTCCGGCGCGAGGAGCGCACGGTGCTCGGCCTGTTCCGCAGCACGCGCTGGCCGGCCGCGGACGAGGAGCACGAGGCCGCCCTCCGGGCGCGGATCCGGCGGGTCCTCGAGGACGGCGAGGCACCGGACGCGCGGACCGCGGCGATCGTCGGGCTGCTGTCCGCGAGCGGTGCCCTGCCGTCCCTGCGGCCGCCGCTGCCCTGGACGTCGGTGACCGTGACACGGGCCAAGGAGCTCGAGGTCGGCCACTGGGGACCGGAGGCGGTCGCGTCGGCGGTCACCCGCACGGCAGCCGCGGTCGCCGCCGCGAGCGCGGTCGCCGCGGTCAGCGTCTCGACGGCGGGCGGTCGTTGACGGCGCTCCCTCCGCCCGGTCGGCTGTGCAGGGGGCGTCGAGAGCGGGGCGCTGGGAAAGGGGGTGCGCCGCCCGTCCGGCGCCCCTAGCGTGGCGTGATGGCGAGCCCCCCGACACCCCCGGACCCGTTCCCCGACCCGTTCGACCACCAGGTGACCAAGGACGGCCGCGTCCGCGTCTCGCGCGGCGGGCGCGTCGTCGTCACCGTCGCGGGGACGGCGGCCGACCGGCTCGCGGAGGCCCTGGAGCGGGCCGTGGCCCGCGACGACGAGGGCGAGGTCCAGCTCCTGCTCGCCCGGGCCACGGGGAACTACCGTCGCGGCAACGAGAAGCGCGCGCACCGCCCGTGACGCAGGTCACCCGCCCGGATGTCACGCGGGGCGTCCGGGACGCGTCTGGATGGTCGACCAGTCGCTCGACCGGCGCGCACCGCGCCGGCTGACGGGAGGAGACCCTCGTGGCCCGCATCTCGCTCGACCCGCCCCGGACCCTGCTCAACCGCACGCTCGCCGCGCTCTCCCGGCGCCGGTACGGCGCCGTGCTCGAGCCGCTCGCCGCCGTCGGGCACAACCCGCGCGTCGCGACCACCTACTGCGTCCTCGAGGCGGGCGTCGCGCGCTGGCGTGCGCTCGACCCGGCGCTCGCGGCGCTCGCGGTCATGGCGACGGCCGTCCGGATCGGCTGCTCGTGGTGCGTCGACTTCGGCTACTGGGAGTCCGAGCACGACGACGTCGACCCGCGCAAGCTCCACGACGTCCCCGCCTGGCGGGAGAGCGAGGCGTACACCACCGCCGAGCGACGCGTGCTCGAGTACGCCGAGGCGGCCACCGCCACCCCGCCGACGGTGACGGACGAGCTCGCTGCGGCCCTGGTCGACGACCTGGGCGAGCCGGCGTTCGTCGAGCTGACGGCCCTCGTCGCGCTCGAGAACCTGCGGAGCCGGATCAACGCGGCACTGGGTCTGTCGAGCCAGGGCTTCAGCGACCGGTGCGAGATCCCGCTCGCGGGCGGCCTGCGCACGGCGGGGACGGCTGGCAGGCTGGCGGGGTGAGCGACGACGCGACCCCACCGGTCGAGGCGGCCCTGGAGCCGTTCGCGGCCCACCGGCGCCTGCTCTTCACGGTCGCCTACGAGATGACGGGCTCCGCGGCGGACGCCGAGGACGTCGTGCAGGAGGCGTGGCTGCGCTGGTCGGCCGCGGACCGCTCGGACGTCCTGGACCCGCGCGCCTACCTGGTGCGTGTCACGACCCGGCTCGCGCTCGACCGGCTGCGCACGCTGCGGGCGCGGCGCGAGACGTACGTCGGGTCGTGGCTGCCCGACCCGCTCCTGACGACGCCCGACGCGGCGCTGCAGGTCGAGCGCGCGGAGGACGTGTCGATGGCGCTGCTCGTCGTCCTGGAGACGCTGAGCCCGCTCGAGCGCGCCGTGTTCGTGCTGCGCGAGGTCTTCGACCTCCCCTACGACGAGATCGCGGCCGGGCTCGACCGAGCGCCCGAGGCCGTGCGCCAGACCGCGCACCGCGCGCGCGAGCACGTGCGCGCGCGCCGCCCGCGGTTCACACCGCCCGACGATGCGCAGCGTGCCGCCGTCGAGCGGTTCATGGTCGCGTGCGCGACGGGCGACACGGCGGCGCTGGTCGAGACGCTCGCGCCGGACGTCGTCGTCGTGAGCGACGGCGGCGGGAAGGCGCGGTCGGCCCTGCGACCCGTCGCGGGCGCGGACAAGGTGGCGCGCATGCTCGTCGGCCTCGCGGCCAAGCCCGAGACGATCGCGATGGCGTACGAGCCCGCCCTCGTGAACGGCGCGCTGGGCGGCGTGTGGACAGTGGACGGGGAGACCGTCATGGCGGCGGCCGTCGAGTACGACGGGGAGCGGGTCGCCCGCGTCCTGCTGTTCCGGAACCCGGAGCGGCTGGCGGGCCTCAGACGAGCGTGAGGACGCCCAGCACACCGACGGCCAGGGCGAGCGCGAGCGAGATCGCGATGAGCGCGACGTGCACCGTGAGGAAGCGCGTCGCGCGACCCTCGGCGTCACGCGCACGAGGGTCCTTGGCGATGCGCTGGAGGAAGCGGGGCCAGATGAGCAGGTTCCACGCGGCCGTCACGAGCAGGACGACCGACCAGACGACGGGGAGTTCCACGCGACGAGCATGACAGCGGGTGGCGGCCTCCCGGGACGGGACGGACCGTGCGGCCTGTGGGATCGACCACATCGACTCCGAGGGTCAGGTGAGGCTACCCTTGCCGACGGTCACCGTGGTCGCGGGGCCGCCGTCCGCCCGGTCCCGGGCCGCACACCGAGGAGCCCCAGGTGGCCACCTTCAAGATGGTCAAGCCCACCGACGCCCACGTCGTCACGCTCGACGTCGTCGGGAGCAAGCGGGTGAGCCCGAACGTCGTGCGGGTCACGCTCGGCGGCGAGGGCATGGACCTCTTCACGCCCATGGGCTACGACCAGTGGTTCCGGCTGTTCCTGACCCGCGACGACCAGGACTCCCTGCGCCTGCCCACCCGCACGTCGGGCATGTGGTACGTCCAGTACCTCGCGACGCCCAAGGCGCGCCGCCCCTGGGTCCGCAACTACACGGTGCGCGCCGCGCGGCCCGACCTGCGCGAGATCGACGTCGACTTCGTCGTGCACGGTGACGCCGGTCCCGCGTCGTCGTTCGCACTGTCCGCGCAGCCGGGGGACCGCGTCGGCCTGCTCGACCAGGGCGTCGGCTACAACCCGCGCGTCCCGCACGACTGGACGCTCGTCGTCGCCGATGAGACCGGCCTGCCCGCCGTCGCCGGCATCTGCGAGTCCCTGCCCGACGACGCGCGCGGCCTCGCGATCGTCGAGATCCCCGAGGCGGCGGACGCCCAGGACTTCCGCGTCCCCGCCGGGGTCGAGCTGCGCTGGGTCGTGCGCCAGGACGCGGCGCCCGCGGGCACCGACCCGCACGCGCTCCTGCCCGGCGCGCTGGCGCTCGAGGCCGTGCGGTCGGCGGACCTGCCGTCGGGGCCCGTCTACGCGTACGCGGTGGGGGAGGCGGCGCTCGCGACCGGGGTGCGGCGCCACCTCGTCAACGACCGGGGCGTGCCGAAGACCACCATCGACTTCGTCGGGTACTGGCGGCACGGGCACGCCGCGTCGGCCTGACCGGCCGCGGCGAGGTCGGTCCGACCGGTCCGCGCGCCGTCGGGCCCGCAGGCTCGACGGCGCGCCCGTGCCGCGTCAGACCTTGCGGAGCTGGCGGAACATCGGGCAGTCGAACGGGTCGCGCGCGGACAAGCCCACGCGGTTGAGGTAGCGCACGACGATGCCGTACGACTGCACGAGGCTGGTCTCGGTGTACGGCAGGCCGAGGTTCGCGCAGTGCTCGCGCACGATCTCGCGCGCCCGGGCGAGGTGGGGCCGCGGCATGCTCGGGAAGAGGTGGTGCTCGATCTGGAAGTTGAGCCCGCCCATGAGGATGTTCATCCACCAGCCGCCGCGGATGTTGCGCGACGTGAGGACCTGCTTCGACAGGAAGTCGATCTTCGTGTTCTCGGGGATGATCGCCATGCCCTTGTGGTTCGGCGCGAACGACGCCCCCATGTAGACGCCGAAGACGGCGAGCTGGACCCCGAGGAACGCGAACGCCAGGCCGAGCGGCAGGACCCAGAAGATCGCGCCGACGTAGAGAGACAGGCGCAGCGTGAGGATCACGAGCTCCACGACGCGGGCCCGGACGTTGCCGCGCTTGCGGCCGCCCGCGAGGAGCGAGCGGTACGCCTGGACGTGCAGGTTGAGGCCCTCGAGCGTGAGCAGCGGGAAGAACAGCCAGCCCTGGTACCGGTTGATCACGGCCCGGAAGCCCTTCGCAGCCGCCGCGTCCTCGTCGAGGAAGACCACGACGTCCGGGGCGATGTCCGGGTCCTTGCCGCGCTGGTTGGGGTTCGCGTGGTGGCGGGTGTGCTTGTTCATCCACCACGAGTGGCTGATCCCCACGACGCCGTTGGCGAGCGTGCGACCGAGGCGGTCGTTCGCCGGTCCGGACGTGAAGACCTGCCGGTGCGACGCCTCGTGGGCGACGAACGCGAACTGGGTGAAGATCAGCCCGAGCGCCCCGGCGATCAGGAGCTGGAACCACGAGTCGCCGAGGAGGACGAACCCCGCGACGGCCCCGCCGAGCGCGAGGGTCAGCACGGCGAGCGTCCACAGGTAGTAGCCGTGCGTGCGGTGGAGCAGCCCGGCGTCGCGCACGGTGCGCGACAGCGCGCTGTACGTGCTGGTCACGGCGCCGGGCTCGTCGGTGCGGGGGCGGGTGGCCCGGAAGCCCGGGCGCACTGCGGCAGAGGTCATGTGCGGCCTCGCAGGGTGTCGGTGTCGACTTCCCAGCCGCGGAGGTGAGCGGGTGCTCGTGGTGCAGATCACCCCACCCTACGGGACCGTAGGTTGCACGCGCGAGCGCGGGGGGTGAAGAAGCCGCGCAGGAGTTCGTGGTGCGGTGTCGGCAGGGCGTCTCCCGGCCGGCCGGCCGCTAGGCCGCGAAGCGGAACGTCTGGCGGTACTCCGTCGGCGTGATGCCGACCGCGCGGCGGAAGTGGTGCCGCAGGAGTGCCGCGGACCCGAACCCGCAGCGACGTGCGACCTCCTCCAGGTCCAGCGTCGACTCCTCGAGGAGAGCCTGGGCGTGCGCGACGCGCTGCGACGTCAGCCACGCGAGCGGCGTCGTCCCGGTCTGGGCGACGAACGCGCGCGCGAACGTACGCTCCGAGGTGACGGCGCGCCGCGCGAGGTCGCGGACGGTGAGCGGCTCGTCGAGGTGCTCGGTCATCCATTCGAGGAGCTCGGCGAACGAGTCCTCCGCGCACTCCGGGACCGGCCGCTGGACGAACTGGCGCTGGCCGCCGTCGCGCTGCGGCGGCACGACCATGCGCCGCGCGATCGTGTTGGCGACCTTCGCCCCGAGCTCGCGCCGGACGAGGTGCAGGCACGCGTCGATCCCGGCAGCGGTCCCGGCGCTCGTGACGAGGTTGCCGTCGTCCACGAACAGCACGTCCGGGTCGATGTCCAGGTTCGGGTACTGCCGCCGCAGCTCGTCGGCGTGCATCCAGTGCGTCGTGACCCGGCGCCCCTCGATCACCCCGGCCGCGGCGAGCAGGAAGACGCCCGAGCACACGCTGAGCAGCAGGGCGCCGCGCGCCGACGCGCGCCGCACGGCGTCCAGCACCTCGGGCGGGTAGTGCGAGCCGATGCGGATCGCCGGGACGATGAGGAGGTCGACGTCGTCGGTCGCGTCGAGCCCGTGCTCGGGGACCACCAGTGCCCCGACCGACGTGCGCACGGGGGCGCCGGCGACGGGGCCGCACACCCGGAAGTCGAAGGACGGCACGCCGTCCTCGCTGCGGTCGAGGCCGAACACCTCGCACACGACGCCGAACTCGAACGGGGCCAGGCCGTCGCACACGACGGCCGCGACGGAGCGCACCATGCACGGCACGCTACGCCCGTGGCGGGATCTTGTCGAGAGGTGTCAGTCCTGCCACTCGTCGGTCGAGGCGAGCGGAGCGAGGGTGGAGCCATGGACATCTTCTGGGGTGTGGTGGTTCTTCTCCTCGTCGTCGGCCCGACCGTCGCGGCGCTCGCGGTGCGGCGCGAGGACCCTGCGCGGCCGTGGTTCCCCGCGGGGTCCGACGGCGCGTGGCCGGGTGCGGGCGCGTGGGGCGACCGGACGGTCCACGGCGAGCGCTGGGACCGCGACGCGCAGCGCCTCGACGCCGACCTGCGGGCAGCGGCCTCCCGGCCCGAGTCCCGGCCCGCGTCCGTGGATGCGCACGAGGTCGCGGCCGAGCTCGTGCTGCGGCGCGTCGTCCCGAACCCCGCCGTGCGCGACGGCGTCCGGGGCGTCCTCCCGGCATCGGTGACGCCCGCCGAGCCGTCGTCGGCAGGAACGAGCACGTCGGCGCGCGCGGCGCGGCGTGTGCCGCTCCCGCGCTGACCGTCCCGAGGATCGGCGCGGGCGGAGGGCATCACGCGGCCGCCGACCGGCGGGCGGCTCTGACCGGGCGGGCGCGTCACCCGGGTTCCCACGCACGACGGCCCGGAGCGTGGAGGTCCGGGCCGTCGTCGGGGGAGGGGCGTCAGATCGTGGTCACGCTCGCGAGCCGACGGTGTCGACGTCCGCGCCGCCCGTGAGCTGGTCGAGACCCTCGAGCTCCTCGGCCTCCCACGGGGCCTGGCCGAGGCTCGGGATCATCGTCGCGAGCTCGGGGCGCCACTTGGTGAAGCGGGCGGGGAAGCAGCGCTCGAGCAGGTCGATCATCGCGGGGACCGCGGTCGACGCGCCCGGGGACGCGCCGAGCAGGCCGGCGATGGAGCCGTCGCCCGCGGCGATGACCTCGGTGCCGAACTCGAGGACGCCCTTGCCGTCCTCGTCCTTCTTGATCACCTGGACGCGCTGGCCCGCGGTGATGGTCTCCCAGTCCTTCGGGTGCGCCGTCGGCATGAAGCCCTGGAGCGCCGTGAACTTGGTCTCCGGGCTCGCGAGGAGCTGTCCCACCAGGTACTGGGTGAGGTCGAGGTTCTTCAGGCCCGCGCCGACCATCGAGCCGAGGTTGTGCAGGCGCAGCGACGTGAACAGCCCGAGGTACTTGCCCTTCTTGAGGTACTTGGGGCTGAACCCGGCGTACGGGCCGAACATCAGGTACGTCTTGCCCTCGACGACGCGCGTGTCCAGGTGCGGGACGGACATGGGCGGCGAGCCCACGTCGGCCTTGCCGTACACCTTGGCCTGGTGCTGCGCGACGAGCTCGGGGCTGGCGGTGCGCAGGAACTCGCCGCTGATCGGGAAGCCGCCGTAGCCCTTGGCCTCGGGGATGCCCGCGGCCTGGAGCAGCGGCAGCGCGCCGCCGCCGGCGCCCACGAACACGAACCGGGCCTCGACGGTCGAGCGGCGCTTCGGGGCGTTCCACGAGCGGTCCTTGACCGTCAGGCGCCAGCGGCCGTCCTTCGTCTTCTTGAGGTTCTTGACCTCGTGCTCGAGGTAGAGCTGCGTGCCCTGCGAGACCAGGTAGTCGACGAGCTGCTGCGTGAGGGCGCCGAAGTCGACGTCCGTGCCGCTCGTCGCGCGCGTCGCCGCGACGGGCTCGTCCTCGTCGCGCTCGGCGACGAGGAGCGGCGCCCACTCGGCGATCACGGCGGGGTCGTCGCTGAACTCGAGCTCGCTGAACAGCGGGTGCTGGCGCAGCGTCTCGAACCGGCGGCGCAGGTACTCGACGTTCTCCGCGCCGCGCACGAACGTCATGTGCGGCGTGCGGGAGATGAAGCTCGCGGGCTGCGGGAGAGCGCCCGTCGTGAGCAGGTGGTGCCAGAACTCGCGCGACACCTCGAACTGCTCGTTGATCTTCACCGCCTTGGTGATGTCGATCGAGCCGTCCGCCTTCTGGGGCGTGTAGTTCAGCTCGCACAGGGCGGCATGACCCGTCCCCGCGTTGTTCCACGGGTTCGACGACTCCTGCGCCACGGCGTCCAGACGCTCGTAGATGCGCACGGTCCAGGAGGGCTCCAGGACCTTGAGGAGAGCTCCCAGCGTGGCGCTCATGATGCCACCGCCGATGAGGGCTACGTCGATCTGGTCTGCGCTGCTTGCGGGGTTGCTCGCTCGACTCGACACGCTCCGATTCTACGCTTGTGAAAGAGTGCACTAAGTGTGCGGTGCGTCACGGGCGTGCGTCACACTTTCGCGGGACGAACGTCCCGAGCGGCACAGGCCGGACGTCTCACCCTGCACGGAAGGACCCCGATCTCGCCGAGGTGGAACCGTGGTCGCGCGAGGTAGAACCTTGGTCGGTCGAGGCAGAACCGTGGTTCTTGTGCTCGACGGCGGTCTGGTCGCCCTGGGTGGGCGGGGTGGGTGGTGGTGCCGCGTCTACCATCCGCCGCTCGTTCCTCGCGGCTCCCGCCAGGCCCGCCACGACGCGGCACCACCACCCACCCCGCCCTACTCCGTCTCACCTTGGTCGTCGCTCACCCGGGCGACCGCCCGCGGTGCTGAGTCCGGCCTGCGCCGCACGACCGGCCGGGTCGCCGTACCTCGGCGCCACGCCACTATCGCCGGCTGGAGCGCCGTCGCGTCGAGCAGGTGGTCTTGGTGCGTCGTGCTCGCGGGACGCGCCCAGGTCGCCTGCTCGACCAGCCGGGACGACCTGGTCGGCGTCTCGCTGACCATGGCACGGGTGTCCCGATCCTCACGGGCGCCCGTTCCAGGGGGCACCGGCGATCGCGAGCGGCACGTCGCCATCCCGCTCAGGCGAGACGATCGCCGAGCGGTGGGGGTGGGCTCGGATGCGAAGGGGCGTCAGAGCCGCGCTCCTCGAACCCACGGCCGAACGACCGGGGTGACGGCGCGGCAGCCCCGAGCACCGAGACCACCCCCGCCGCGGACGCAGCCACGCGGGCTCGGGACGCGACCACGCGGGTTTGGGACGCGACCACGCGGGCTTGCGACGGCGA
This region includes:
- a CDS encoding RNA polymerase sigma-70 factor, which translates into the protein MSDDATPPVEAALEPFAAHRRLLFTVAYEMTGSAADAEDVVQEAWLRWSAADRSDVLDPRAYLVRVTTRLALDRLRTLRARRETYVGSWLPDPLLTTPDAALQVERAEDVSMALLVVLETLSPLERAVFVLREVFDLPYDEIAAGLDRAPEAVRQTAHRAREHVRARRPRFTPPDDAQRAAVERFMVACATGDTAALVETLAPDVVVVSDGGGKARSALRPVAGADKVARMLVGLAAKPETIAMAYEPALVNGALGGVWTVDGETVMAAAVEYDGERVARVLLFRNPERLAGLRRA
- a CDS encoding MFS transporter, with protein sequence MRPEPGPAAHDGSGREHARVRRERSGPRVTIARVVREHRRLFATLGVAILLLSAVRGARQTVIPLWGEHLGLDAEVTSLVFGVSGALDMLLFYPAGKIMDRFGRLWVAVPSMLTMALALALLPFAHTVVAVTVVAALLGVGNGMGSGIVMTLGADVAPADVRPTFLSVWRLFQDTGDALGPLVLSAGAALGSLAAGVWATSLLGAGSAAALARWVPRWSPLANLVRRGRGTDLPPPGDAGADARQIQSRSRA
- a CDS encoding sensor histidine kinase; translated protein: MLPLLVAVGVLLIARQAQTWADALVLGAGLVAALVAFERWTAGDVLRVALPCLVVSAAVWPYGVLAVGGDVQGAYYALAIVACLVVPELPRRRAQAAVAVGAYVAAVGTWGLLADGAPTAGGLVSLVIIPTGFTVALIGLRYPNKGFYDVVRELEEAREREAELAVVRERMRFASDLHDIQGHTLHVVKLKIALAQRLVTRDPARAEQELRETYDLVGETIAQARELAYGQRRLNLSAELENARHLFEAAGIHVRVDRPPDLGERADDLLGQVLRETTTNVLRHSRATLVHVAVTGDGLTVVNDGVVDDDDGQPTLRGLAALARRVSDDGGELTAEVADGRFRTSVRLPAPGRTARPSGAGPGGGAG
- a CDS encoding response regulator transcription factor, producing MTTIVLADDEVLLRRALASLLPLVGDVTVLAEAVDGDDAVRATLAHRPDVLVIDLEMPGTDGLAAVAEIRRALPEQVILMLTRHARPGVLRKALRLGVQGFVSKSADPTHIAEVLAALHAGRRWVDQDVSAAAIIDDVPLTDRELDVLRVTREGYSVAEIAGRLHLAQGTVRNYLSSAMQKTQTRTRHEAARYARERDWI
- a CDS encoding ABC transporter permease, which encodes MLPIAQSELVQLVRNRAVLVTSLLMPVAASIFFIGYRDVFARIGSLGYVAAVLVFTIAAFTLYATTVTTLAGRRQDLFLKRLRSTAAGDAAILSGLVLPVAAIAVVQIAVILAVFAAVGGAPADALLVVVAVVATFVMMLALGVATAGVTTSPEHAQVTTLPLSLGTIAVASWVGITGTQDLAALKRALPGGAATELVVAAWNGGVPLTDALLLLVPTVAWVVVAVALAARMFRWEPRR
- a CDS encoding GOLPH3/VPS74 family protein, which produces MSARELLIVDDLMLLLLDDDGASIQAAGTLYYSLGGAVLTELALLGRIEVDESGVLNGPRVSPAGEGPLPDPLLQSAYDTIAEKTQRVQPLLVAIGADLWREVIERLAARGLVRREERTVLGLFRSTRWPAADEEHEAALRARIRRVLEDGEAPDARTAAIVGLLSASGALPSLRPPLPWTSVTVTRAKELEVGHWGPEAVASAVTRTAAAVAAASAVAAVSVSTAGGR
- a CDS encoding ABC transporter ATP-binding protein, with protein sequence MTPHPATTPVIDVDRLGVAYGDFHAVKDLSFQVERGELYALLGTNGAGKTSTLEVVEGHRRATSGSVRVLGSAPTDRRAVRPRTGIMLQESGFAPDLTVVETVRLIGRLSGREDSAERVLGLVDLPHKAETRVAQLSGGEKRRLDFATAVYGRPELIFLDEPTTGLDIQSRDALWDTVQQLRDDGATVVLTTHYLEEAQQRADRIGLMHGGTLRRQGTVADLTRSLPASIRFSLPPDAPTPPRQAAPLGDRSWAIETFELQRDLKHLLDWAAAGDVALEGLSAAPTRLDDVFRAVGNEPADVAA
- a CDS encoding carboxymuconolactone decarboxylase family protein; its protein translation is MARISLDPPRTLLNRTLAALSRRRYGAVLEPLAAVGHNPRVATTYCVLEAGVARWRALDPALAALAVMATAVRIGCSWCVDFGYWESEHDDVDPRKLHDVPAWRESEAYTTAERRVLEYAEAATATPPTVTDELAAALVDDLGEPAFVELTALVALENLRSRINAALGLSSQGFSDRCEIPLAGGLRTAGTAGRLAG